In Oreochromis aureus strain Israel breed Guangdong linkage group 17, ZZ_aureus, whole genome shotgun sequence, the genomic stretch AACATCTGATAATGACTCACACAGTTTCAATTTATAACACCAGAGGCCCTTTAGAACCAAATAAAGTTGAGCTGAATGAATAATATTCAGTTGCAGACCACACATGAAATTAATGGATACCATGGCAGTCAGGACTTTCTGAATTTCTGTGCCTTTTGGACAAAAATCAAGGTCAGTCAAGGTAATTGATAGTAGTGTTTCTTATGTTATCTGTGACTTTTAAAAACCTACCAGTACCAAGTCATTTATTTCAATTTGACCCCATTATGTATAATTAGTTCAAGTAATGATATTAGTCTGTCATTCAATTATTTTTGACGAATGTTCAGCATCAGCACTAGCTCAGTATGACCTATCAATACTTGGAACAAATATCAAATGATGGAAAAGTTTTGTAGATTCACTGTGAAATTCGAAGGGCAGCATTAGTGGGTATTATGTGTATCGTAATCTGTCGTTTGCCAGTTATGACAACAGTGACAACAAGTGCAATATTAACACacttatataatatatatatttacttcAGTTAACTTTAGACAACACCAGAACTTGATCCAATCACACTGCAAATTTTATGTTTAGTTAAAGAGCACATCTATCATGGTGCCAGGGTTTGGTTTTTTGGTGATATATTAATTGTCTTTCTAATGTTCTTATGTTTCCAgtaagtgttttttctgtctttgcccctctctgtcttgtctctgtgttagtGCTTGTGGGCTCCTGTGTctcttttatcattttatttatcaTGTTTATAGTGCTGGTCTTCATGTCTTGCTGTTTGGTTGTCTTTTGACTgtctcctgttttattttgatatctGTTTTTCTCAggtgacttgtttttgtttttatttttatttcctgtcttTGTCTTCACGCCCAGTTGATTTTCTGCCCTGCTTTCTTTTggagttttgttattttcccaGAGTCCATTTGGAATACACTGTGCACTATATATGCAGCAGCATCAGTTACCACCCTTATTGTTTTGTATCACAGAGTCTGCTTAATAATTTTATCTATCACAACATTAAAAGAAATGTTGCTTATcgtctttgtgtttctttctttctgcttgTGGGCATGTTTTCATATTGGTATCTCTTACATTTTTGTGCCACTCATTTCTCTTTTCTTACCATTAATGTACAATTGCATCTTCAGCAAAAGGCTCTTACACTTTAATTATGTTTCAAACATCAGATTATAATATTAAATGTCCCATAGGAAgacctttaaaaacaaaatgtatgcAGCATCTAGTTTTTAGCCTAGCAGCAACCGCTGTGACCCTTTGGCTGTTGGATTGCTTCATTACAGAATTTTCACTCTAGAAAATGAGTCCAAGCCACAGGCCATGTACTCTTATTCTCACAGTGTATGCAGCCTAAGGTGGAATCTCTTTCTTATCATCTGAATCATTATGATTTCACATTATGATACACAACATACTTTTAGCCTTAGTATACACGTTCCTGTCTGCAGTGACCGCTCAAGAATTTGATAATGATTGAGTCACATTTTTGACAATCACATTGGTTCCGGTCTGTTTCTGTAGCCTTGCTTAATTCGATTTTTTCATGCCTTTGTTTTGGTGCCATTCTGTCTGTACTGATCTTCTGTTTATTATTTTCAGCATCAAGGCTGCAGATTGTTTGTATCAACTGTTCCTATAATTACCCTATGTTTAGTCTAAGGAAACAATGacttaaaatattttgatcTTAAGTTTTTGCCCCTTAATACAGCCTCTGCAatgactttgtgtttttccagcCTCTGAATACTATAGATGATATCATATGGTGATAAGTATCAGAGAATTTCATCCTGCATTTGTCATttatcattaccatttcatgcaTTGGGACACTTTAGTTGATTCTTTAGATATTTGGACCTGcatctttctttgtttcagtTCCTTAACAAATAATTTCAACTACCTTATAAATCTTGTTCTGCAATTTGAGTAAAACAGCTTAAAGTAaacagatacatttttttttaacttttaatttcCATATTGTCAAAATCTGAACATTGACCCCACCAGATGAAGCTTTGATAcctttgttctctctctctctgctgcaaaagaaatgtaaaacatgTCATTTGTGAAAGCAATAACCATTGATTAAACCTTTATTaacctctttctttctccctctctcgaCATTAGTCTGTCTAGTGTGCACTGATTTGTGTCCGAATAcacaaaatgtatattttacattttggaGGAATTGGTTAGTCCTTTTGCAGTTCAGAGACACAGATACCAAAATTTGAGTCATACATGTCAGATCATTTTAACATATCCTTTGTATCATTTTTAATCAAatgcttaaaaaacaacaacaacaacaacaaaacgtTTAGGCATTACCAATAACTTGGTTAGAATCTGGCATTAAAAACAACTTACTTGAGGTTAGTTAGGTTAGGACTAAAAAAAAGATCAGACTGTTTTtggataaaataattatttttttgttctttttcataCAATTGATGAACTGCACcaatttaatttacatttatatattaaaaactgCTGATTGTTTTGAAATTCAAGTCATTCCAAGCTACTGTAGTAGAGTAAAATATCCATTGAATTGGAAAATTTGCAAAATAGCTCTGATATAAAGACAAGGATAGTAAAAATCtatatgcttgtttttattaagacgATACAAAAGCTAACCATACATGTGTTTTAGGTTCCAGTTTGTGACACTCAATAGCTAACTTAAGACAATCATCCTTAAAATGTGTCCTAAACATAtgttgtaatttaaaaaaaaaaaaggcttaatAATTGCCTGTAACAATGGTTCACTATAGTTTCAACTGTAACCAACAATCTTACTCAATGTAACAATCTGATAAAGACCCAGGGGAGCTATAACAGGTTTGGCAACTCAGACATTTCCTTTTACTGGAATCAATCCATTGTTGGTTTTGGCTTTGTAACAAAaactttttattaaaatgtgaaaaatgcaaATTATCACTCGCACTATCTTCGATCATTAGTGAATAAACATAACAGTCTCTTTAGTCTGAACTTCAGTTGATAATTTTCTGACTCTGATGTAAATGTAAAAGATGACAAAATACAGACTTTTGccacttttttgtttcttttctggcTTCTCTTCTTAAGAGGGTGAACTGAATTACTATAACATtgaatctttttatttttatcaaaaTTTAGAGACATTTCATATAATGGATAAATGCTAATAACTAAACTCAATTTCCCCCCAAAATTGAAGTACTTAAGGGAATGTTTATTGTGGGAATGTTTATAGACTATTATTAGGTCTGTTGGTTTACAACTAACAGTTTGGAATTGGCTGCATTTGTTATAAAGAGGTAAATAATGGTATAGGTCAGGAAAACTGGAACCGTTTCATATTAGCatttaaataatgaaaatgttccaACTTtaagaaatatacatttttattaaaaggaagaaacaaaaacagctcaAGATACCAGTTGAGAATAAAAATTGGTGAACAAAGCCAAGGTGGTCTGTGAATCTTGAATCTCCAGTCACTGCCAGCAGGTTCCacaagaagattttttttattggtcAAAATTGCCTCCCATATGAAAGAATGGGCTCGCTGTGTGTTACATCATAAAAGTAGTGTCAATTGTGAATGCAGTGTACATGTCTATGATCTCAAATCGGTCAGAATTTGGGCTCCATATTGGTCAGTAGGACAGGACAAGTCCCTGCcgttctgtcattttttttaggTTCACTCACCAAACCATTTGCAGCAAATGCTGTCTGTAAGTTACCACGTCCTATTGCTCAGCTCTGGAGCTACACTGGTCAAGGCACACATAAAGTCTTACTGTGAAGCACCTTTGCAGCCCATCTCAGTATTACAGTCTCCGAATGAGTTCCTAGAttgttttgttcctttttaTAAACATTTTATCCTTTTGAAGAAGACTTCTTTcaataaataacacaaatataGTCATAGGTcatatatagatagataaaCATGTATAAACTACATGCATTTCttataatttaaataatttatatatacagttctctctcacacacttaTTGCCTCCCTCCCcacacccccacccacccccttAAGTGAGTTCCTCAGTGCTGCACCAGCGTTTGGATTTAGAGCAGCACATTAATGTTGAAATATCATTTAAATGGACCTAAGATTCTTCAGTAGAAGCATCACTTTATAGCAGATTGTTGCTGGTCACCGACATGACACATAATCCTGTGATGGGAAGCACTGTGAACAGGAACTAAAATCCTACACAGGAAGTAGTTTTCCCACCAACTCCCTTACGTCCTGCGACGTTTCTTTGACAATGCACAGACACAGGAAGTGTTTATGCGTATCCACCTCCAGCTCACTTGATCTTGAAACTGTGTCAGTGCTCGAACATACGACTGTGCCGTCTTGCACTGTGAGTTCCAGTTCTTGTCGTCAATGCCCCTGCAGCCATCCTTGACAGGCTTGGAGGTCCGACAGTGTGTCTCATAAAAGAACTGTCTGATGTCTTTTGTGGCACTGGTTTTAAACTTGGCCAGAACAGTCACGCGCTGTCCCTTGATGTCGTATGCTAACGTTTTATTCATCACCCAGTCGCTCACACTGTCACAAACAGAATATTCCCCCCGGTAGCTCTTGTGCTCAGTGTGACGCTTCTTTCGTGTCTTGTTTCCTGCTGCCCCTAAGACTGGTACACTGCTCACAAAATTATCAGAAAGGTACAATGGCGGTGGCTGCAGTGGAGGCCGGTCGCTCAGTAGCACTCGCGGCGAGTTATACCGCTTGTGTTGCCTGAGGATGTCCGAGTTCAACAGCATCACCGGCTG encodes the following:
- the ntf3 gene encoding neurotrophin-3 is translated as MVTFITILQVNLVMSILLYVMVLVYLYGIQATNMGSSQQQQQPSPDPLNSLIIQLLQADLTRGKTRGNQSEQGKSRDTEPRDTLLPVKIENFPLEDQGDAEEWLETRHSDDFLMDQPVMLLNSDILRQHKRYNSPRVLLSDRPPLQPPPLYLSDNFVSSVPVLGAAGNKTRKKRHTEHKSYRGEYSVCDSVSDWVMNKTLAYDIKGQRVTVLAKFKTSATKDIRQFFYETHCRTSKPVKDGCRGIDDKNWNSQCKTAQSYVRALTQFQDQVSWRWIRINTSCVCALSKKRRRT